taattaggTAGTTAAAGCTTAGAAAACCTTTACCCAaaacattatgtaagaaaatctCTGCAAAGCTTATTCTTGCAATCTAGTAGGATACGGTCAGAAGCTCAAGTGGTTTGGTGGGAATGCAAATGGCTGAATATGAGAACTGGAAGAGTCTCGTAGTTATGCTGATCCTCATGTGATTGAGTTAGAGAGGAAAAGTCTAGACAAGTTTGGCTTAGGTCAAATTGAGTCAATGGAAGATCCAGAAATAGAACCATCTCACAGCTTGCTTAACTCCCAGGATCATTTTGTTGACACTAGACTCCTTCACGTTGCCAGGATGAAGAATGAGGAAAGCGACTCCACACCTTTGAGAGTCACAGGCTATGCCCTCTTACCCTGGGGCTCTAGTTCACCTCTAAATCAGGTTTTGCATCTGAAGCAGACACGGTCTGGATGCCGCCTCATTTCGAAACTCCAACAAGGTACATTTGCATTACATTATCCCACAGAAGCCAACATGGAATGCAAAGTAGCCACAGATGAtgattatttaaataaatgagcTAGTTTAATAGATCAGGCATCCACCCTAGCAGCCGAGACGATGCATCTTTGTAATCATTCTGCATTGTTTCAGCTGACTGTGAGAGAACTGCCAAGGAACAGGAGGAATTAGGCCCCATGAATTATGCAGGACTTGGTTTAACACTCTCATTACTTACAGTGCTCCAGGTTAGCTTGTGTGTGGCTATTTGCCTTAATAGGGATTGGAATAATGAGTTGGCACCGGGTCTGCTCGTATTAGTGTGTGTTATTCTTTGCCGAAAGAAAACCCAAGATATTTGCAAACATATACCCTTTAAAAATAGTCAGAGCTCAGAATTATTTCATTCCACATTTTAGCCTAAAAACTTTATTTGTATGAAATATTTTATCCTTTAACTGATATGATTAATACAAAGGAGCACTATTCATACTTACTCACTGTTTATTGTTTAGAAAATATATGCTGGACCTGAACAAGTCTTCCTAACCTTGGTATATTGAAAGCATTTATAGGACAAGCTAGAACTAGTAATACTAAAGTCTGTTGACTTTCAACCACCATGATAAAATACCTAGTACAATTAACTAATGAGGAGAAAAGGCTTAAGGGACTTCTGTGCATGGTTACTTGGCCCTGTGGTGGCTTGGTACAAAATGGCAGGAGTGTGTGGTGGAAGAAGATATGCAGTTCGTGGAAGGAAATCGAGTAAACAAGAGGGACAGGAAGTGACCATGCTCTCAGTAGCCCCTGCAGGGACTATAGTCCAAAACCTAGCATCTTTTTATTAGACCCCACCTCCCAAAGGTTCTGGCCTTCTCATGGTCTGATGGCCAAGCCTCCGGCACATGCACCTTTGTGGTACAATACAGGTCCAGACTGTCTAGAACAGGACATACACAGCACTGCCTGGCCATCTGAATCTCACGAATCTGTATATTAGGTCATGACAGGTGTTTCCTGACTTACGTACCAGATTACATTCATGTATGCACTGTGCTTAATGTGACAATTGTGATGAATGCAGTGTATTAACACTATAAGCTCAaggaaatgcttttctttttcctttttttttgaaaatttcattacATTTTGTAAATAGTTACCTATTAAAGCAATAgtagaaatagaaataagaaataagagaaagaaaatgtgtttagATGAATGAGCAAGAAACAGTACTCATTAATAGAATATTCCATTAACTCCTATACTAGACTGATTTTCTTGTTAtttgttgttactttttttttttttaaattttgtgggtggtggtggtttttgttttccttccttccttccttccttccttccttccttccttcttctctctctctctctctctctttttctttctttctttctttctttctttctttctttcttccttcctttcagaaaggaagggtcttactttgtacctcaagctggctttgaactcactaggtagcacaggctggcctcaaactctcagaaatcctcctgctttggtattctgggtgctgggattacaccacCACCCTTGGCTTGATTAACATTGTTTTGTGGTTGTAAGCCATAGCTTTATGAAATGGAGGCTGAATTTTCTTAGGcagaaagtctcctataccttTCCCAGGTGAATGACTATCTATGCTTTCTCTTCAACCACCTCTGCCAATTCAGGTCACGGAGCCCTGATTAGACCATAATACAATCTGATAAGTGTTACGCTGTGAGGCTTAGCCAGCCAGCAACCCCTTTTTCCAGGAGCTTATTTTGCTTCGAGGAAACTGAGCTCTCAACAGTCCTTACCTATGTTCCCATTATTCTCTAGTTCCTAGTCCCCAAAGCAGCTACTTAAAAGCCCTCaaatcctcttcattctcttagtAAACAGGCTCTCTCACTATACAgctctggatggcctggaacttgacaCACAGAGCAAGTTGGCATCAGACAcacaacaatcctcctgtctcagcctagtGAGTGCTTGAATTACACGCATGTGCCCAGCTATCTTTCATTCTCTTTACACTTGAGAGCTTTGctcctttaaaattaaatttaaaaacaacttaTAGATAAACGCACAGAATTATACATATTTGTGGGACATTGCatgatgtttctttttgtttgtttgttattttgagacagggtttgtctgtatagccctggctgtcctggaactcactttgtagaccaggctggcctcgaactcagaaatctgcctgcctctgcctcccaagtgctgggattaaaggcgtgcaccaccacacccagcttatgaTGTTTCAATATTAATCTCCATTGTTTAATGTTTAAGTCAAGGGAAATATAGCACTTCTAAAgtgaattatttctttattttgaataTGTTCAATATCATTTCTTCTAACTTTTTGGAATTTTCAGTACATTACTATTATCTGTAGTCACTCAGCTGTGCAGTAGCTACAACTTAGTACCAATCACTAACCTCGCCTGCACTTCTTGCCAACTAACTCTTTCTGGCATGTTTATCACCATTGTATTCTCTCTCAACATCTATAAGGTTAAGTATTTTGTAGTACGTATATGAGTGATATCATGTGGTACCTATCTTTATGTATTTGACTTACTAAATTTAACGTAACAATGTCAGGGCAGATATGTCTCAATGACAGAACCCATTCATTTCTCAATGAAATTAATGAAAGAAGTACTTCAAAGAAGAAGGATTTATCTGGCTCATGGTTTGGGAGGGTGCAGCCCATCCTGGTAGAGAAGGCACAGCCAGGCTCAAGGCTGTATGAGCAGGCGTTTCTCACGTCTCAGTGGAGCAGGAAGCCAACAGCCTAGCTGCCTGGCCTATAGAAAACAAAGCCAAAGTCCAAAGGACTCCACAATTTCCCAAAACAGTGTGGCCAACTGGGAAGCTGCTCTCTCCAGTGAGCCTGTTGAAGACACATCTAAGTATAGCAATAGTTGTCTCACAGCTCATTCGGGGTTCCtgtatttctctgtttttttgcAGAGTCCTTTCCTGCCATTTGTCATTTGTTATTCTTTAGGTGACCctcaaactgttttttttttttttgttttttgtttttgtttttgtttttgtttttgtttttttttatcatgtatgTATCCTTTTTCATTCCCCTCACTCCCTCTTCAGCTTAAGGCTGAAGCCTCTCGGACATGTGACCATCCACATGTGCTTTCCTGTGTGACTGTGTATACAACCTTAACAAGTAAAAACCGGAGAGAGTGCTGTTTTATGGCAACCCCAGTGCTTTCCTTCTCTGTCTAGGGGCAGATGTCTTCTTGTTCTTCTATCTTCTGGTTCTTCACATTCATTAGGAGGAGAACCTATTGCATTAGGTTGCATTACTGAAAGTGACTGCTACTATAGCCTCAACATTACTTTGGATTTTGAATAATATAtggtagtttttttctttcttaaaggtACAGTGAATGAGATTAaagagaattttgaaattttcacAATTTTCCTCCAAATATGATAGTGGTTTGTCTGTTTTACTGCTTAGTGAACTTATATTGcttcacaaaagaaaaatatagttaGAATAAAACCCCATATGTTTTTGGCAGGACTTAACACAAATATGTTTGTGATTGGTAAGATAGCATAATTAATAGTTTTTCCTGAAAATTCAGGAGTGAATttcatgttggtttttttttatccaCTAAAAATTAAAGGTCAAGTGTAAATAGCAACTAGCAGAAGTTATTTCATGGTTATCATTTTCTATAGCTCCAGAAGATGCTATTCATAGAGCCTATGGTGTGTGAATGCacgcgtgtctgtgtgtgtgtgcaaatctGTAGGTGTGCGTATATGTATGTGATTGAAaaggtgtgtgtgtccatgtcctCTTTCTTACCTTGTGCGTAAATGTGGGGTAGAGGAAAAGTATATGCTTTTCACACAAAATTCCAAGAAGGTTTTTCCCACAGAGATGTCAGCACAGTGGTTTCACataagtaagatttttttttttaaacttggggCTGGACCTAAGCAtcgttcccagaatccacatggtagctcatgaccatctgtaactccagttccagaggacctgatatccttttctggccttcatTGGCATGAggcatatacattatatacttcCTAAATGTAGCCAAAACACCCaaacctataaaataaaataaaaatttaaaaattgtttttacctTTTCAAATGAGCTAACAGTGTAAGTGGTTTCCAGACAACATGTTTATACACATTTCATTTTGGTtgattctctctcccatccccttccTGTATGGCACTCTTTCTGGGGTGACATGAACAAATGTCTGCTCACCCCAGGTAAGAAACCAACAACAAAGCACGTAAGGCTATCATCAAAGACCAATTTGGTGAACTAATGAGTTTTattagggttacttacaggaacataGGTGAAGGTTCTCTTACAGAAACAGACATGACTCAAAGACAGTTGCATCACCAaaggcccaccccagcatgaATGAGGTCATAAAAGCGGGGAACCTAGAGCACACTGCACAAACTACAGGCAGCTCAATAGGCCAGAGAGTGTCCATTTCAAACGTCTCAGTTAGCCTGAGCCTCTGACAGGCAGTTTGGCTGGTCTCAGCTTCCCTTGGGCAATTTGACCAGTCTTTGCTGCCTTCAGGCTGCTCAGCTTGTCAGTCTTCTTTGTGGCTTTACTGCTTATATACTCTTGGGGAAGGAGCGCCACAGTAAATCTGATCAGTTTCCAGTAGATTTTGGCAAGGGAGTAGAATGTTTGTGTTTCTTATTAGTGATTGAAAGCAGCTTAACACATTTTGAAAATGGATAAGGAAGTGACATATTTAGCAACCTGTTTTGAGATTTCAGGAACCTTAGTGTCCTCGGTTGAATGGAAAAACTGAAGGGTTTTTACCAGTATTCACTGATTGATTCAAGGAGGATTTATTCATGGGGTAGGGGATAAATAACAACAAGGATGTCTGAAAAAGTCATAAGGTATCATATTAACTATCTACCTTTAGTACATGCAATTctgaatataaatatacatataaaatttaaataaatgttctCCATCTGGGACAACAATGATCCAAAGACCACTTAATAAAAACCCCAATTCCAGATATGAAGACCTCTTTTGATTTGTTGGTCAGGCTGTCAAGAGACTCCTAAAACATATAGCCTATTGCTATTGTCTTTGGTGGCCTCCTAGAGGTGGTAGGTAAGTttgtattgctgaagacaaccaTGCATATCAGAAACAGGGCCCAGAAATTCCTGAGCTGAAACTGACCTGAAAGTTTCTTCCCCAGGGACTAGCTTACATGGTACCAGAAAGTGCCatcaagcttccaaaggagggaagccaCCAATAGTCCTACGCAGCTATGATGCCCATGAGTTAAAATAACGTCCAACCTGGCATAATGACCCTAAGGGTGGCATGCATACTCTGTTAGTAACCAACAGGACTCTAGTTGGATTTCAGTCCCCCTCAACAAGGGGAAACCCGTGCCTGGTCCTGGAAATCTAGCCAGCTACTCAGTGCTAGAGAAGACATGGATCTTGGAGAACTTACAATCACTTTACTAAACCAACATAATCCCTAGCAACAATCTAAACATTTCTCTTTATATCCACAAATAACTATGGGTTCTTCAACCCTCTTTGAGAAAATTTGTCTTTGTAACAAgactattacagaaaaccacaagcaattaaaaaaatacagttgtggagcccagtcccggTGGATATACATCTGCAAGAGAACTCCCACTAGAGGACATTATGGAAGCGGGGCAGACAGACTGTATGAAGCAGAGGAACAGGCAGTTTGCTATGAGGTTGTGCTTCTTGAGAATGTCAGAACTTACACCGATAAAATCTCACACACATTACTGCCAAGtgtgagctgaacaagaacaacaacaatagacATACCAAAGTGGACTGGGAGCAAGCCCATGAGGCCAAAATTCTACATAAAGAATAACAGACTATTAAGAAATGCTGagaatgggagaaatagtctACCAATTGGTtttctaataccaaatggtcatccATAAAAGGTCatatgtagaatatatatatatatatatgtgtgtgtgtgtgtgtgtgtgtgtgtgtatttatatatgcagAATAACAATGAAAAAGAGCTCATGggtttgaaagaaagcaagagaagcatATGATaatgtttggagggaggaaagggaaaggagaaatgatgtaattattttataattttaaacataaaaaaataaatcacaaaacagaaaaaaaatgttcatgaaGAGTCGCTACACTATGGTGAACACAATAAAGCTGCTTCCTTACCTGGTGGAGACTTAGTAGAGTTTAGTAGAGACAAGTAAATGGGTACTTGGTAAAGCATAGTAAATGGTCTCCAAGAAGAAGTCTTGAATGACACTAGCCCAGACTTAGAGAGGTGGCCTCACAGAAGTCTTAGCAGGTGTGATGGACAAGCTGAGATGTGAAGGATGCTGCAAAGAAATCCATAAACATTCTAAACAGAGCCGTATGAGAGGGAAGAAACTTGGGTGTGTTGAAATGACAGGTAGGAAATGTCCTAAGGACTGGGGTGAGCTAATGAAGTATTAGAGACATTAGAGGTCAACGGCGGAGTTACAGCCGTGTTAGCTCACAGGTGTTCTGACTGAGGTGAGGTGACCCCCTCCAGCAAAACTAGGAGACATGGTACCAACCTTGCTGGTTGCATTTGGAAGGGATGTATAGCTCTGAAATCGTAGAAACATGTACTTCTGGATTGTATTGACATCTCAAGTGGGCAGAGAAAGCAGTTATAATGGAAAGTTTTCTGGATTAAATGCTCATAGAGAGATCTGTGGGTTATATTCAGGAATAAATTTGATTAAAGTTCAGGAGAAGGAAGTGCTAAGGCTATCTCGGTCATAGTAAAAATAAAGTTAGAAATTTATTCTTGACTAAGTGTTCACTCTCTAAAGAGTCTGGGCTAATGAATTTCTAGAAGTATCGATTGCTTTTAGAATCTCTGAGTTAACTTAGATGAAATATTCACCTTTTAGATTTATAGTGATATGAAGCTGTCTTCTATTCTCTAgcatgtgttcacatgcacacgccccccccctcccccatttgtcTTCGATACCATTGCCAAGAGTATTCTTCTGAATGAGAAATCTGGTGTCATAATCTTCCTATGATCTCTGCTCAGGGTCTTTGTAAACATAATTCCTATTTACTTTTGAAGCCTTTATTTTGTCTTTCACAATTTTTGTAGCCTTTAATTTTCAATGTTCATGTCCTTTTCCTGCTctaagtttcttttttctcatttgttaattATTTTCTCTCATCGAGAAAGACCAGAATTTACATGGGAATCTTTCAGATtgtagtattattattattaattattactttACTAGACAGATTTGGCACTTCTCCAAGAAGGGACCCTTATCAAATAAAGTTCCTGACAAGCATTTTATGTAGACCTTTGCCATTATGGGTTTATATGCTTTGTTCTTACTATACATGCTTAGCAGAAGTCTTgcagtctggcctcagtgggagagaatgtgtctaatcctgcagagacttgatatatCAGGATAGGGGGAAACTGGCGGAGGTGGGGGTGCCATCTCAAGGGTGAAGGGGATGGGGCGGAACTCTTTGAGGGGAACCAGGAGGGAGGACAAAATTTGGGAggtaaataaatgatttttaaaaagaaatgtttggaAGAATATGGGAATTTTCTGGTGAGTAATACTTTATTTAAtcataaagcaaaacaaagcaagcaaacaaacaaacaaaaaccctagcagttcttaaaacaaaaaaaccatgattttttttttttaactactaaaGGCACCTAAAAACTTAAAGTTAAGCACGGATGAAAACCATAATTGTTTTAAGtgaacaaatacacacatgtaaattATTACAGGTGTGTTAAGGATGTTCAGAACAGAACATGACTGCAGGGTTTGTGTGTTCACAGCTCTGACACAGAGGAATGCTCATTGAGGATGGTATGAGCACAAACCTCAGGGTGATGGACCATCACAGTATAGATGTGGTACCCTCAGGGCCCACCATGGTTCTTATCTCCACAGTAGCTACTGCCACCTCCACAGCAGGGCAGAATCTTTCAGCCCAATTTCCAATGCTCTAGGTTGCTACTTGTTGTCTGacagtcctttctcttcttcctggagAAGAGCAGATGGCAGACGGTCATTCAGGGAGTTGGTACTGTAGTTGTTCACCCAACCAGTTCATGGCTTATACTATTCACTTACGTACACCTCAGGAGTAGAACAGGCAAAACATACAGGTAGAGTCGACTTTTAGAGGCCATGGCTAAAACCAAAGTGAATAGAATTTTATTTAGATGTGAGTACACTCACTCTCTGGACAGGATTGGTCTAAATAATGACCCTTGCGAAGCTGCACTACAAAACTAATGGTGGAGTCCCGCATATGGTAGGAAATGGCCACTCCGCTTCTTTTTTTCCAACCAACTCCCAATACATCGTATTAGTGCTTCTGAGTGGGCAGCCGCCAAAGTCCCCGACTTAATGTGGACCAACAAATGTGCAGACAACTCTGGCCTCAGTCTCCAACACATGCACACGGGCCACAGAGAACACTCAGAGGATGTCCTCCCTGGTATTTCTggttttaaatatactttaatttttaatttaattttatttttttagtatgcatgtttgtctgcatgtatgaaaCACACCACACGTGTGCCCTAACGCCtacagaggcaggggaaggggtggCAGCcatttccctggaactgaagttccaGGCAGTTGTATGCTGtccagtgtaggtgctgggaacctaacttgggtcctttgcaagaatagcacgcactcttaactgctgagacatctcttcagccccatttcTCCAAAATGTTTCTTAAAGCCCCTACAtttacagatatctacaaaaaCCGTATCTGTACATCTGTTAACTAAAAATTATCAAGCGAGGTTAGTGTACTGAAAACCGTAGACACAGCCTGCGTGGTGGGCGTGATCCGGGCACTTAGGGCAGGCAGGATGAACGCGGCTTCCCAAGATGGCGacggagggaagaggaaaggagacgAACGAGATTAAGACCCATTTCACCACCCGAGAAGGTCTGTACAGGCTGCTGCCGCACTCGGAGTACAGTCGGCCCAACCGGGTGCCCTTCAACTCACAGGGATCCAATCCTGTCCGCGTCTCCTTCGTAAACCTCAACGACCAGACTGGTAATGGCAACCGCCTGTGCTTCAGTGTGGGCCGGGAGCTCTACGTCTATATCTACAAGGGGGTCCGCAAGGCTGCCGACCTGAGTAAACCAATAGATAAAAGGATATACAAAGGAACGCAGCCCACTTGTCATGATTTCAACCACCTAACGGCCACAGCGGAGAGCGTCTCTCTCCTAGTGGGCTTTTCCGCAGGCCAAGTCCAGCTTATAGACCCAATCAAGAAAGAAACCAGCAAGCTCTTTAACGAGGAAAGACTAATAGACAAGTCACGCGTAACCTGTGTCAAATGGGTCCCTGGTTCGGACAGCCTTTTCCTAGTAGCCCATTCAAGTGGGAACATGTACTCGTACAATGTGGAGCATACTTACGGCACCACAGCCCCCCACTACCAGCTCCTGAAGCAGGGAGAGAGCTTTGCCGTGCACAATTGCAAGAGCAAATCCACAAGGGACCTTAAGTGGACGGTGGGCGAGGGGGCCCTCAACGAGTTTGCTTTCTCCCCAGATGGCAAGTTCTTAGCGTGTGTGAGCCAGGACGGGTTTCTGCGCGTGTTCAACTTTGACTCAGCGGAGCTGCACGGTACAATGAAAAGCTACTTTGGGGGCTTGCTTTGTCTGTGCTGGAGCCCAGATGGCAAGTACATTGTGACAGGTGGAGAGGACGACTTGGTGACAGTCTGGTCCTTTCTAGACTGCCGAGTAATAGCTAGAGGCCGTGGGCACAAATCCTGGGTCAGTGTTGTAGCATTTGATCCCTATACTACTAGTGTAGAAGAAAGTGACCCTATGGAGTTTAGTGACAGTGACAAGAACTTCCAGGACCTTCTTCATTTTGGCAGAGATCGAGCGAACAGTACACAGTCTAGACTATCCAAACAGAACTCGACAGACAGCCGCCCTGTAAGTGTTACGTATCGGTTTGGTTCGGTGGGCCAGGATACACAGCTGTGTTTATGGGACCTTACAGAAGACATCCTTTTCCCTCACCAGCCCCTCTCAAGAGCAAGGGCACATGCAAACGTTATGAATGCCACAGGTCTGCCTGCCGGAAGCAATGGGAGCGCTGTCACTACACCTGGGAACTCTGTGCCCCCTCCATTGCCACGGTCCAATAGCCTTCCACATTCAGCAGTCTCCAATGCTGCTAGCAAAGGCAGCGTCATGGACGGGGCCATTACCTCTGGGGTCAGCAAGTTTGCACTTCTGTCGCTACATGACCGGAAGGAGAGACACCACGAGAAAGACCGTAAACGAAATCATAGTATGGGACACATTTCCAGCAAGAGCAGTGACAAACTGAACCTAGTTAATAAAGCCAAAACGGACCCAGCTAAAACTTTGGGGACATCCCTGTGTCCTCGGATGGAAGATGTTCCCTTGTTAGAGCCACTGATCTGTAAAAAGATAGCTCATGAAAGACTGACGGTATTGGTTTTTCTTGAAGACTGTATAGTCACTGCTTGTCAGGAGGGATTTATTTGCACATGGGCAAGGCCTGGTAAAGTTAGTAAGTTTCAACCCTGAATGCTGCACCAGATCTAGAACTTGACGAGGtagtgatttttatttcttttggaagGGGTGGGACGTACATTGAATGTGAATGATACTTCTTAATGTAAATCTAAATGTATCAGAGCCATAATTTTGGACACTGAATGCCATGTACTTCTGAATTATTTGATATTTCACCTTagagcatttaaaaaatatatataatcagaCTAATTTCCAGCCAAGTCAGTCATCCCTCGGGGTATATAGAGTCCCAAAGTTAGCATTCCTGTATCAGGCTATTTCAGTTTTAAGGAAATCATGACAGTGTGGAGAAATAATGACATTAAAATGCTAAAGTCAAAATTTATGCTCTAACTGGAATATTTTTTGTGTAACCACTCAACGAGATTGTTGTATACCTGGTCAGTGTATGTCAGTACAGATGGGTA
The nucleotide sequence above comes from Mus musculus strain C57BL/6J chromosome 12, GRCm38.p6 C57BL/6J. Encoded proteins:
- the Wdr20rt gene encoding WD repeat-containing protein 20, encoding MATEGRGKETNEIKTHFTTREGLYRLLPHSEYSRPNRVPFNSQGSNPVRVSFVNLNDQTGNGNRLCFSVGRELYVYIYKGVRKAADLSKPIDKRIYKGTQPTCHDFNHLTATAESVSLLVGFSAGQVQLIDPIKKETSKLFNEERLIDKSRVTCVKWVPGSDSLFLVAHSSGNMYSYNVEHTYGTTAPHYQLLKQGESFAVHNCKSKSTRDLKWTVGEGALNEFAFSPDGKFLACVSQDGFLRVFNFDSAELHGTMKSYFGGLLCLCWSPDGKYIVTGGEDDLVTVWSFLDCRVIARGRGHKSWVSVVAFDPYTTSVEESDPMEFSDSDKNFQDLLHFGRDRANSTQSRLSKQNSTDSRPVSVTYRFGSVGQDTQLCLWDLTEDILFPHQPLSRARAHANVMNATGLPAGSNGSAVTTPGNSVPPPLPRSNSLPHSAVSNAASKGSVMDGAITSGVSKFALLSLHDRKERHHEKDRKRNHSMGHISSKSSDKLNLVNKAKTDPAKTLGTSLCPRMEDVPLLEPLICKKIAHERLTVLVFLEDCIVTACQEGFICTWARPGKVSKFQP